In one window of Solanum pennellii chromosome 2, SPENNV200 DNA:
- the LOC107010380 gene encoding probable esterase KAI2: MICEPKINSHRPIHLPSTKKSADRLLQFPHHTLIKSKKRKTKKSDQKMGIVEEAHNVKVVGSGEKTIVLGHGFGTDQSVWKQLVPYLVDEYRVVLYDNMGAGPTNPDYFDFDRYSSLEGYAYDLISILEELQINRCMFLGHSLSAMTGVVASIFRPDLFSKLILVSASPRFINTDDYYGGFESEDIEQLCQAMESNYKAWVSGFAPLAVGGDMSSVAVQEFSRTLFNMRPDIALSVFRTVFTFDLRHYLSRVTVPCHIIQSSMDVAMPVTVSEYLHRNLGGKSIVEIISTEGHLPHLSAPEATIPVLLRHISHDITADASSS; encoded by the exons ATGATTTGTGAACCTAAAATTAACAGCCACCGGCCAATCCATCTTCCTTCCACCAAAAAGTCGGCTGATCGTCTCCTCCAATTTCCACACCACACCTTAATAAAGtcgaaaaaaaggaaaacaaaaaaatcagaCCAGAAAATGGGAATCGTTGAAGAAGCTCACAACGTAAAAGTTGTAGGTTCAGGCGAGAAGACCATCGTACTGGGTCATGGCTTCGGCACCGATCAATCTGTTTGGAAACAGCTTGTTCCTTACCTCGTTGATGAATATCGTGTTGTACTTTACGATAACATGGGTGCTGGACCGACAAATCCTGATTACTTCGATTTTGATCGATACTCCTCCCTTGAAGGTTATGCGTATGATTTAATTTCCATTTTGGAGGAACTTCAAATCAATCGTTGCATGTTCTTAGGCCATTCCTTATCGGCTATGACTGGTGTTGTTGCTTCTATTTTTCGTCCCGatctcttttccaaactcaTTCTTGTATCAGCTTCCCCAAG GTTCATAAATACGGATGACTATTATGGAGGATTTGAATCGGAAGACATAGAACAACTATGTCAAGCAATGGAGTCGAACTACAAGGCATGGGTATCTGGTTTTGCGCCACTAGCGGTGGGAGGTGACATGAGTTCCGTGGCAGTACAAGAATTCAGCAGAACGTTATTCAACATGAGACCAGATATAGCACTCAGTGTTTTCCGCACTGTTTTCACGTTCGACCTAAGGCATTATCTGTCCCGTGTTACTGTCCCTTGCCATATCATACAGAGCTCAATGGATGTTGCAATGCCAGTGACTGTTTCTGAATATTTACACAGAAATCTAGGCGGAAAATCGATCGTAGAGATCATCTCAACAGAAGGTCATCTTCCGCATTTGAGCGCACCTGAGGCTACTATCCCCGTCTTGCTTCGACACATTTCTCATGATATTACTGCTGATGCTTCTTCTAGTTAA